GAAAATCAATAGGAAACCTTATGTCTAAATACGTATATATAAAGAGAAACACTCTTTAACACTCGGCTCATTAGTAGCTAAATTCATTTTATGGAGGTTTTGTCATGGAAGAAACGAGGAAAGTTGCCATCGTAACAGGTGGGGCATCTGGTATTGGAAAAGCCATTTGCTATGAACTTGTAGCTCAGCAAGTTTTCGTCATCATTTGTGATATTGATGATGAGAAGGGTAGTGCGCTTGAACAAGAAATCAATCAAAACGTCATTCATTCAAGATTTATCCATTTAAATGTAACCGATCACAAAGATGTTGAAGCGATTATAACGGGAACATACGAAGAATTCGGTAGACTAGATTACTTATTTAACAATGCAGGCATCGCCATGTACGGTGAACTATATGATATGTCAATGGAAGAGTGGCAGGATATCGTGAACGTCAATTTATGGGGAGTTATTCACGGAACTCAAGTTGGCTACAAAATCATGAAAGAGCAAGGCTTTGGCCATATCGTTAATACAGCCTCAGCTGCAGGTCTTGGTCCCTCCCCTATCTCAGCTGCCTATTCAACAACTAAACACGCTGTTGTTGGATTAACTACCTCCCTTCATTATGAAGCAGAAGAATTTGGAGTTAAGATAAGCACTTTATGTCCAGCCTTTGTTGACACCCCTATATTCGATTCAGCAAAAGCAATCAATATCGATAAATCAATCATCAGACAGCAAGTTAGCAAACAAAAAATGATGACCCCAGAACAACTAGCGAAAATTACGCTAAAAAGCATTCATAAAAATACCCCGATTATTTGCCCAATGCCGATGAGAAAGACAATGGATATTGTTTTTACGATCTTCCCTAAGTTACACAAACAATTGATGAGAATGGTATGCAAAGTAAGCAGAAATGCCCGAGTCAGCTAAAATGAAGTTTTTTGATTATGAATATCATAATCTCTTAAGTCAGCCAATAGTTAACTCGGAACATGAAATAGCGCTAAAAACAAAATAAAGACATTCGCCATATTCACATGGCGAATGTCTCGGTCGCGAAAAAGGGAGCCCAAATGAATTTCTATTGTTAATTGCATATTTTTCTCTGTCCCGTTTTAAAGTTTCGAAGCATAGATATTTAATTCTTTACTCATTTTTTCGATATCATCGATATATTTTGAGATTTCTTCTGTTGAAATTTCCTGTTCTTTCCCGACAGCTACTACCTTTTCTATAGATGAAGCCATATCCTGCATCGATTTCTGTATATCTTTTATCGTTTCTCGGATCTTCTCAGCAGATGAACTAGTTTCATTTGATAGCTTTCTAATTTCTTTCGCGACTACATCAAATCCTTTTCCCATTTCTCCTGCACGAGCTGCTTCAATTGAGGCGTTTAAGCCTAATAAGTTGCATTGATTTGCTATTTTCTTAATAAACGTGATAACATCATCTGTTTTTTTCATTTCTTCAGATGCTAGTTTAGATTGGTCAAGCAGGTGATGGCTAATAGTTGATAACCCCTCTGCTCCCTTCTCTACTGTTTCAATTCTCTCATTAGTTGAAACAATGGATGATACGATTTGATCCGATATCTTCCTTAATTCTCTTTCATTATGTTCCTGAAGTTGAATTGCAATAGCACCTATGACCTTCCCGCGATGAACTATAGGGTGTGCTAGTCCTGTAAAAGAAAAACCAAAGAACTCAGCGGGTACCTCTTCTTTAATGGATTTATTATTTCTAATACACTCCGCTAGCGGTTCGCGAGGATTAATTTTGGTTCCTTTCCTCGCTCCTAGATCAATTTTGGGACTTGGATAAT
This genomic stretch from Metabacillus sp. B2-18 harbors:
- a CDS encoding methyl-accepting chemotaxis protein; this translates as MATSIMNKTNTNENSSVLDSYIQILSIISKMLPNIAMGISNTEEWLAYYPSPKIDLGARKGTKINPREPLAECIRNNKSIKEEVPAEFFGFSFTGLAHPIVHRGKVIGAIAIQLQEHNERELRKISDQIVSSIVSTNERIETVEKGAEGLSTISHHLLDQSKLASEEMKKTDDVITFIKKIANQCNLLGLNASIEAARAGEMGKGFDVVAKEIRKLSNETSSSAEKIRETIKDIQKSMQDMASSIEKVVAVGKEQEISTEEISKYIDDIEKMSKELNIYASKL
- a CDS encoding SDR family NAD(P)-dependent oxidoreductase; translation: MEETRKVAIVTGGASGIGKAICYELVAQQVFVIICDIDDEKGSALEQEINQNVIHSRFIHLNVTDHKDVEAIITGTYEEFGRLDYLFNNAGIAMYGELYDMSMEEWQDIVNVNLWGVIHGTQVGYKIMKEQGFGHIVNTASAAGLGPSPISAAYSTTKHAVVGLTTSLHYEAEEFGVKISTLCPAFVDTPIFDSAKAINIDKSIIRQQVSKQKMMTPEQLAKITLKSIHKNTPIICPMPMRKTMDIVFTIFPKLHKQLMRMVCKVSRNARVS